In Pygocentrus nattereri isolate fPygNat1 chromosome 3, fPygNat1.pri, whole genome shotgun sequence, the DNA window AAGTGCGTAAAACTCTTGCCACACTCCCCACAATGGTAAAGTGGTTCTGCTTCAGGCTGAGAGGAAGGAGGGTGCATGGAACCGTGGTTGTCAGCCTTAGAACTATTTGTCACCAAGACTGATGCTGATGTAGAAGAgggagcagaagaagaagacgatGACACACcagaagaggaagatgaaggcGTCATGTGGGAAGGAGGTTCTCCACCAATACCAATAATGCCCCCACCTCCACCAAGACTGGATGCATTATCCTGGTTGAGACTCCCTGAAGTGCTGCTGCTGGGGTTAGGATTTGTAGAATTGTGGCTGTTACTGCTGccactgttgttgttgctgttatcaGCCTTCCGCTGAGGCAAGTAACCAGCCattgctttctttctcctgcCTCCTCCACTTCCACTTCCTCCCGATGCACTGTCTCCTTTCCCTTCGTCCTTGGAAAGGGACAGATGTAGCGGTAGGGGTAGTGGTAGACCAGCTTCCTGCTGCATTAAAGATGCTAGCTGGTTTGAGGAGAGGACAGGAATCCCTTGAAAATCGAAGCTACCTAATGAAGAAGGCTGAGACGAGGAATGTAGAGGGTGATGCGGGTGTGGATGGGGGTGTGACAGCGTATGAGGGGGTAGCTGCTGTTGCTGTGGCGGTGGTTGTTGCGGCTGTGGCAGGGTGGTTGAGTGGCTATGTGAGTGCGAGGAGTGGAGAGCAGGAGGTGGAGCGAGACTGGAACTCGACTCCCCCCCAGTTTGACCCAGACCAAGACCGAGATGGTTGTGGCTGCCTTGTTGGACCAAAAATTGCTCTAAGCTGGAGTTGGCAGGTACTCCAGAAAGAAAATACTGATTGGCTGCTAGCATGCAACTAAACTGCTGATGCAAGCTCCGGGCATCAGACTGAGCTCCCGCCAACTGGTGACCCAGGGAGGTTACAGTACTACTGCTGGGAGGGTTGTTGGAACTGGAAACAGAACTCGAAGGAGATGGGGATGAGGAGGATGGTCCTGGGGATGCCTGAGGGACGGAAAGCCCCGGATGTaatggaggaggaggtggtggaaTGGATGATACCAGTCCTCCAATTCCTCCCGAGCTCCCTCCACTTCCACCACTACCTGCAAATTGGTCAAACCGCCCAACTCCCGGATGCAAATGTTCTTGAGCAAGGGCTGCCTCTGTTGGATGAAATGAGCGCAAAAACTGCGGATACCCACTCACATGACTTCCACCGCTGCTGCTTCCAGACATTTTGCTGGACTTCCTCGAGCCCTGCGAGGACGAAGACAATGACTGTTGCTGCAGGGGTGGAGGAGGAGCGCTCATTTTGGTGAAAATCGATGTGGAATTGGAAAAGGCACTGCTTCTTGATCCTTGGAGTGGGCCCAAACCGAGTCCAGATAAAATAGCCCCAGAAGTTTCtacttgctgctgctgttgctgctgcagcTGGTGCTGGTGAAGCTGCACTTGCTGCTGGTGTTGTAGTTGTCGCTCTATTCCAAGACCTTTGAGCTGATGGGCCTGGTGTCCACTCAGCATCTCTATGATGTCCACATTGTACTTTCCGAACTGGAACATTGCCCAGTCACTGAAACATGGGTGTGCAGGAGCAACACCTTCTGCTCAAAGAGCAGTGATAATTTCGCTAAAATTGCCAGATGAGATGCAACAGTGACAAGTGGAAGCTGTTAACAGAAACACTGTAGAGTCTTTACCCTGTTTCAGCCCACATTCACGGATGGTCTACTTTCAACTCATCTGCTGTCAGATATGACAATTACCAATTCCCATTTACAGCCAATGGTGCCAAGGCTCAGGCACAGCATGGCTTTGCTCTATGGACTGCGATGATCCCAAGCTTCTGCAAATGCTAAAATTTGAtttgaacagttctgtggtttcaGTGCTACTTGAATCACTGTCTCTGATTAATAAATAAGTTCTTGTTTTCGCCATGGGTATCCTGGTcaaatgttttccttttattGCACATCGTTCAGAATTTGTCTTTCACGTAATGTCAGAGAGGAGGTGTGAATCACAATGTGACACTTAATTTTCACATCTTAAGTGCCTTGTGTTTTTCAAAAGACAAAATGTAGTTGACCGGTCGTTACATCTTACTTGGTTACATGCCAGAATTCATGACCATCCTACAGAAGGATGGGTTCCTTCAAAGCGCCATGTGTTGCATTTGTTACAGTAAGTGGCTTAATTCTTAATACATCCAAGGCCAAGTGACGTACAACTCCCTTTCCATTTTTCAGCTAATAATGCTGGTCACTGTTTCCACTGACGGAATacacatcctcctcctcctggcTACTTGTTCAGGCATGGCCAGTTCCTCCATGCCACTCCTCTTCTCACTGGGAGGCGGAAAAGAAGAAATGTGAGGCACAAATAATCAACTCAGGAGTGTCCTACAGTACCAGAAACATGTTAATAAATATGATCATATAGAACATTTCTGCTGCCCCAGTCACGTTTATTTGATAAGTCAAGCTTAATTAGATAATTAGTAAAACTCACGTTAACGCGTGTCCTACAGGGAACTTTTTAAATGCTctattactgtttatctgctggaTTTTTATATTGGGaaataatgaaaacacaaaatgtgtgcaaaagttatggcacatttcatattttatgtttttttattcgAATGTCTTAAACTCTATTGGAATGTGCTCCCTGTATGATGTTATATAGTAACTTACTTTCACTGAGGAAACTATAGCTATCATTTATTAATATGGTGCACAatcttatttatgtattattttgatttaattattattattttgtattttatgtgaATAAGCTGAAGCATAATTATACACTTTAGACTGCCTGTCGAATGCACTGAATAGCCTAAATAGCCTAAGTTGCctcttactttcagtgtaaCGCTAAAATTTTAAGCCAGTTTGGCCCAAATAACAAATAAACGctatttatattgtgtgtttgGCTTTTTCATGTGTCCATTTAGTCCGCACAGTGTAGCGTATTAGAAATTTGTGAGATTTTCTACTAAAATCAGTTCTCGTCCACAGTGCATTGCACAAAGGGTgggcaatataacaatatttaccttcatcatgataaattaaatatacacatttaGTCTCAATGTGCATATCTGAGTATCTTGTAAATAGTGTCAGTATATTAAACACTGGCCAACTGCACATCTCATTACGAGAGCCTAATTGGTCCCGTTTAATTTGCTTTAGCACAGCGtaggaataaaaataattacatttactgtacttatcaaacaaaaataatctCCCTCATTTTACTGTAAACACATCTTACTCTAGTCTACAtgagtttaaataaatatgaataaattccATATCcattcttatttttaaatagtaCATTCCTCTAATGTTATAATGCATCGTACAATTACAGTGTAATAATACCTAAATAatgcctaaataaataaataaataaaacaaagtaacaATTTACAGGTGTATGGATGCACGgcaatatcagaatcatatcctCATGCCTTACATTTAAAGACATAGAAAAGTATAAATAGCACATATAATTATTTCCCAAATCATTTATGCATTTAAGCAGCGTTTTATCTTCACACAGCAGTGACATACATAATACCACATAACACCGCATCCGTATAAATTGGGTAAAAACGGAAAGAAAACTCAAGTGGTGACGAGTATGAAATCCTTCAGATATTATatgatatgatgacaatatGTTTTGCGCTCCTTACATACgagtaaaataataacaatcGGTAAAATGTTGGAATGCATGACCGAGGCAGGATTCATCTAATGCCTCAAAAATGTGTAAACTAGGGCCGGGCGATACGACGATGTTTTAgcgttatcgtgataaattatgtcactaCATGCTTTTCGGTATTAAGAGAACCATAACTGCAATTACAAAGGAGCACAATTAGGCCTGttaaactggatttagtgcagcgcCGTTTGTAAAACActacagctttttaaaatgaaagtattattattactattattgttattattatagtatttttatatgtggcaCCACAGgctctattttgtctgttccaacgtATTATatcccagaaaaaaaacaaaatatcgtGATGCATATCATGCATCGTGAAAACGTCTTGAAGTATCGCGATACAACATCTTTAccatattttgttttcatttattcgAACGTCTTAAAATCTACTTGAACgtgctccctgtagaggatgctatataacttattttcacttaggaaatcatAGCTATCATTGATTAATATGGTGCCgtcatatttatgtattattttgttttggtttttattattattattttgtgttttacgTGAATAAGCTGAAGCGTAATTATTCTCTTTCGACTCCCTGCTGAACGCACTAAACAGCCTAAGTTGCCACTTACTTAACTAGATTTTTAAGCCAGTCTGGCCTGTTAAAAAACTAATTAtgcattttatattgtgtgtttgGCTAACAGAAATGACCCCACAGGCTcgattttgtctgttccaacataTTAAATcccagaagaagaaaaaaaaatatcgtGCATCGTGAAAATGTATTGAAGTATCGCGATATAACATCCGTACCGTATCGCCCACCTCCAGAGTAAACAACACTCATAATCTTGAACGCGTTTAACGAGCGTCGCTATTAACACCGCACAAAGTGGTAAAAACGCAGCAGCCAAAAGGCaagaaaataaagaacaatgcgcgcaaaaaaattaaaaatgacatgtGCAAAAGTTGCGCGCGCTCTTTGCGCGAGCTGCTGGTTTTAAACGGGGGGGAAAAGGACGCGCGTGCGAGTCGTCAGCAGGGGGGAAGAGGTGAATTTGGAGTAATTATTACATCTGCGTGTCACAAAAGGCgagaaaaggggggaaaatGTCCATCGGGGAGCTCGGGGCAGCGGAGGGAGACGGCGCTCGAGCTCACGACACCAGCGACGACGGCGGCGGACCGAGCCGGACCGAGCCGGACGCGGCGGCACCGAACGCGATGTggagaaaagtaaataaacgCGGACGCACGGCCGCGAGCTTAACGCGTCGATAGCATGCAAAACAGCTGGCCACACTAACGCCACACGCTCGGCTAGCCGAGCCTGCTATGTCATGATGCGCGAGCGCCCCAACATCTGCAAGCGCGCATTACAGAAAAAGGACGAAAACACACAGTTTAGATCGCGAGCGCGGCGCGAGACAATAAAACAGGCCTTGCTTTACCTAGGCGTCCATCTGCTTAGGACTGGGCATGGGAGCATGAGATGAGCGGGGCCTGctaccctctccctctccctctccctctctccctccctgctgCCCCTCTGCCTCATATGCCCCCTTGTTCTGCCTGCTGTTTATCCGGCTGGCTACGCGTATTTGCCCACTGCAGACACCTTGCGCGTCATATTAACGACTAAAGGCGAACGTTTCGTTTTAAAACGTCCCAAAAGCCCCCCAGTCTCGACCGCtgcgtttgtttttgtttttattttatttatataatttttttttttgccttgtctcgtttttcttttttgacgtGGGGACCCTTAACATCCGGACTTTTATTATACATTCCGGATACGCGAAGCTGCGGAGAGGTTAGCttcgccgttccaccttaaatggccgtttaaggtggaacggggaatgCGATAAAGCATTTTCGTCCGACAGACGGTGCTTGGTTTTGATTATTTGTGTTGAAAAaaagtttcttctttttttaattattattattatattgattATTTAGAGAAGAAGCAAAGCAGTGACGTGGAGACCCTTAACATCCGGGCTTTTACAGCACCTCCGGATGGGCGAGCGCTGCTGGGAGGTTAACTtcaccgttccaccttaaaaaaaaacatttaaggtggaacggagaacgCTAACGACGGACGGCGGGGTTTTTTTGGCTTGGTTTAATGTCCCTACCGCTGGGAAGTGTTATAACGCGAAAGCAGCGCTTTATCTGAGCGGAGTGTTGATAAAAACGCCAGGAACGCATCAAACCCGGCGCTTCAGCCGCTAGCCCGCTAAGGCTAACGCTAACATGCGGCCGCCGGGTTTATTGGGTGCTCGCTGGCGCTCCGTCGCGGCTTCTCTCGCCCGACCGCGGTCGGCAGTTCGCGTCTCTGCTTCTCCGCGGCGCCTCGGCTCGTCTGGAGCCTCAGCGCTGTGAGACGCGAGCAGACCGGGGCCATTTTACTGCGCCGCAGCCGCAGAACCGAAATTCCCTGTCCGCATCAAAATGGCTGCCTCGCTCCTGGCACGGTTTCTCTCCGGGTGGACAGAGGATAGCAACACAAGCCGGAGTGGCACCTTCAGTCTAGCTCGTCTAAATAGTCCAGCTGCTCCCCGTGTTTCTGGAGGAGCCCCTAAAGCCACAGTGGTTATTTGttataaggcgtggccacgaaTTAATATACTGAAGCCACAAGTTGGGTCTTCTCAGACCTCCTGGCCTCAGGGTAGTAATTTGCGGCCTTTACTACGGTAATTTACGGAGCCCTGCCGGCGACATCctgtattaataaaaataatgcgtggccacgacttattaaTGCATGCGaacgagatgattaagtcgtggccacttAAGGatttagtaaagtgtgggaacgagatcctaatgcatggccacgggttagtaaggcgtgggactgagatgattaagtcatggccgtGATTCAAGCTTTacacaacttaatcatctcgtttccacgccttactaagtcgtggccatgcattaggatctcgttcccacactttactaaatCCTTaagtggccacgacttaatcatctcgttCGCATGCAttaataagtcgtggccactTAAGGatttagtaaagtgtgggaacgagatcctaatgcatggccacgggttagtaaggcgtgggactgagatgattaagtcatggccgtGATTCAAGCTTTacacaacttaatcatctcgtttccacgccttactaagtcgtggccatgcattaggatctcgttcccacactttactaaatCCTTaagtggccacgacttaatcatcatGTTCGcgcgccttactaagtcgtggccacgcattatctTTATTAATACAGGATATCACCGGCAGGACTCTGTAAATTACTGTAGTAAGAGCTTTACTAAGTCCTTaagtggccacgacttaatcatctcatttccacaccttaagttgtggccacgcattaggatcttgttcccatgctttactaaatCCTTAAGTGGCTGCTTAAGTCGACTTaagtggccacgacttaatcatctcagtCCCACGCcatactaagtcgtggccacgcattattttcatttatacaggatgtcgcCAGTGGGGCTCcttagtaatttgtggcctcaacatATAAATTTGTGGTCAcaatttattcaaatataatcCCCATAGCACACACTTTGTTTCTCAGTGTCAGCAATGCCCGTATGTATTGCGTTAATATATGGCAGTGAgcgttaaagggcccatgttaTTTTTGTGGAATGAAAGCACCGGAAACAGAACGTAAACACTGTTGAAGGAAATTCCTCTGAACTCCCTCCACCATTCGTCTGTGGAGATGAGTCTCCGATCGGTTTGATTGTGGCCCTTACTGCAGTAAATTGTGACCGTGgcatattaatttgtggccgcagggtattaaaaaataatcaccgTGGCTCATAGTTTCTCTTCATAATGTCAGTGATACCAGCTTGTACTGCATTAAACTATGGAAGTGGGCGTTAAGGGGCCAAAATtaggaaaaatgtttttcatttttttgtggaGTGAAGGCGTTTGATACAGCATGTGAAACTGTTAAAGGGAcgttccactgattttttcaaactttctgtaTAATGAATCTGTGGCGATGTAAACGAAGCCAATCAAATCGGTTTGACGTGACGCGCTCAGTTCCAGAGAACGTTCCTGagtcagatgtctttacagtggtggtgataggaacccggggtcaccatgactacaacacagctCTGCCGACTCTATTTTGTATCTGAAACATCTTCTAAACGTCTAGAACTGTGGGATTCATGTGTAATTAAATGCTGTCCTGCAAGCTAAAAACTGTCCAGCTCTCTGAGAGCAGACCGAGGAAGACGAAAGATAGAGTGAGGGTTTACATGCGCTGGACGACCAGGGTACTgtgctaaaatccagctcttgAAATTTTTGAAATCCGGTTACAGCCATgattcaatctaagaaatcctGCTGTTTCCATCACCACTTGAGTAATTAGATAACTGGGAAAATCCGACATTGATCTTATTACTGgcgtgcatgtaaacacactcgtCCTGTATTGGGATATTAGGACGTCCAGGTCTAAAACGTTCCCAacctgataccttttctctttAGCATGTTTTTCCCTCAGTGTCACGGGATAATCCCAATTATGAGGTTGTTAAGGTGCCAAAATATGAATACTGCTGTGTACATTGCTGCTAACAAGCTAACACTCCTGCGCACTGAAATGAGGTTAAGTCTATTAAAATTCAACACTGTTTTAAACCAAGACCAGCTGCCTAACACTGCCAAAGCCTCTAAACTACCTCACCTGACAGCTTGCCGGCTTTATGATGTCTGTTCAGAgcacagcagtgttagcttgtAGACAGAGAACTTGTggagaggagaattcccgctctgcagtgtcttctgggtttctcaaacactagagggcgctcatgagtccaaaatgaatgggttgatgcggagcatttgagcaaaatcatagtttataaatgcttaaaaagttttaatgtaaaataatgcagTCGTTCCctgaacagaataaaacat includes these proteins:
- the si:dkeyp-69b9.6 gene encoding atrophin-1 isoform X2, with protein sequence MFQFGKYNVDIIEMLSGHQAHQLKGLGIERQLQHQQQVQLHQHQLQQQQQQQVETSGAILSGLGLGPLQGSRSSAFSNSTSIFTKMSAPPPPLQQQSLSSSSQGSRKSSKMSGSSSGGSHVSGYPQFLRSFHPTEAALAQEHLHPGVGRFDQFAGSGGSGGSSGGIGGLVSSIPPPPPPLHPGLSVPQASPGPSSSSPSPSSSVSSSNNPPSSSTVTSLGHQLAGAQSDARSLHQQFSCMLAANQYFLSGVPANSSLEQFLVQQGSHNHLGLGLGQTGGESSSSLAPPPALHSSHSHSHSTTLPQPQQPPPQQQQLPPHTLSHPHPHPHHPLHSSSQPSSLGSFDFQGIPVLSSNQLASLMQQEAGLPLPLPLHLSLSKDEGKGDSASGGSGSGGGRRKKAMAGYLPQRKADNSNNNSGSSNSHNSTNPNPSSSTSGSLNQDNASSLGGGGGIIGIGGEPPSHMTPSSSSSGVSSSSSSAPSSTSASVLVTNSSKADNHGSMHPPSSQPEAEPLYHCGECGKSFTHLSSLRRHLRSHEVTTAGTAGTRSNIVNPVLHPADPCIPHSTQDVPATSSCPSPDKTFHCSDCGKGFKKKGHLLQHGVIHSGARPYACSTCSRAFNRRESLTRHEKIHEEKPFRCPACGRCFRESTSLLNHAASGTCGKSGRGPRPKNDSSNPVGGKSNKTGASSDGMVTSAGLTGVTVTATATKSSALKAACTPEPPHVAEA